From Anomalospiza imberbis isolate Cuckoo-Finch-1a 21T00152 chromosome 22, ASM3175350v1, whole genome shotgun sequence, a single genomic window includes:
- the CDK5R1 gene encoding cyclin-dependent kinase 5 activator 1, which produces MGTVLSLSPSYRKAPLFEEGAATVGHYTAVQNSKNAKEKGLKRHSLISVLPWKRIAAVSAKKKSSKKVQPNGGYQSNVTHLNNENLKKSLSCANLATFAPPPPPAAAAAALASAQKAPPAAPAAAAATPRRVVVQASTSELLRCLGEFLCRRCYRLKHLSPTDPVLWLRSVDRSLLLQGWQDQGFITPANVVFLYMLCRDVISAEVASDHELQAVLLTCLYLSYSYMGNEISYPLKPFLVESCKEAFWDRCLSIIDLMSPKMLQVNADPHYFTQVFADLKKESGSEEKGRLLIGLDR; this is translated from the coding sequence ATGGGCACGGTGCTGTCGCTGTCGCCGAGCTACCGGAAGGCCCCGCTGTTCGAGGAGGGGGCGGCCACGGTGGGGCACTACACGGCGGTGCAGAACAGCAAGAACGCGAAGGAGAAGGGCCTGAAGCGGCACTCGCTGATCTCGGTGCTGCCCTGGAAGCGCATCGCCGCCGTCTCCGCCAAGAAGAAGAGCTCCAAGAAGGTGCAGCCCAACGGCGGCTACCAGAGCAACGTGACCCACCTCAACAACGAGAACCTGAAGAAGTCGCTCTCCTGCGCCAACCTCGCCACCTTcgcccccccgccgccccccgccgccgccgccgccgccctcgCCTCGGCGCAGAAGGCGCCCccggccgcgcccgccgccgccgccgccaccccGCGCCGGGTCGTGGTGCAGGCGTCCACCAGCGAGCTGCTGCGCTGCCTCGGCGAGTTCCTGTGCCGCCGCTGCTACCGCCTGAAGCACCTCTCGCCCACCGACCCCGTGCTCTGGCTGCGCTCCGTGGACCGctcgctgctgctgcagggctggcaggaccAGGGCTTCATCACGCCGGCCAACGTGGTCTTCCTCTACATGCTGTGCCGGGACGTCATCTCGGCCGAGGTGGCCAGCGACCACGAactgcaggcagtgctgctcacctgcctgTACCTCTCCTACTCCTACATGGGCAACGAGATCTCCTACCCGCTGAAGCCCTTCCTGGTGGAGAGCTGTAAGGAGGCCTTCTGGGACCGCTGCCTCTCCATCATCGACCTCATGAGCCCCAAGATGCTGCAGGTCAACGCCGACCCGCACTACTTCACCCAGGTCTTCGCCGACCTCAAGAAGGAGAGCGGCTCCGAGGAGAAGGGCCGGCTGCTCATCGGCCTCGACCGGTGa